CACTTCGTTTCGTGATATTAAACCAGTCATTTCTACCCTGCTGCTCATTTGATTGTTATTAATAAAATCTCGGATTCTTCCTTCTTTGTCTTCTTGGCCGATTAATACAAGCTTATAATTTTGTAGCTTTGCCAAAACCTTTAGTAAAAATAGATGATTTTTAAAAGGCGCCATTCTTGAAACGTAAATTAAAGTTTTTACATCTTCTTCCTTTTTTTCACACTTCATATCCTGAATAACGGAATCAATCCGTTCAAGATCCACGCCATTTGGTAACGGTACTATACGTTTACCTTTTATTTTTTTCATCCATTTAGGATAGCTGTCATAGGCTGTATGACTTACAATGGTTACTTTATTCGCCAAAATTGAATTTATGACACTCATAACCTTCCATTTTATATCCCGTAATTGGAAGGTGCTATGAACAGTAAAGAGCACCAGCTTATTAAAACCGGAGAAAATGGAAGCCATGTGAAAAACTAATCCCGATTTCGGCTGGTGCACGTGTATAGCAACTTGAATGCCATCCGTTTTATTTTGTTTACAGACTTTTGTAATAATCCGCCTAATTTTTCTAAGATTAAATCCGGTAAAAAAAAATTCAATGTTATCGGGCAAATGCTGAATCGTAACAGGCTTCGTTCTACTGCATACAATAACTGCTTGTTTGACATCAGGATATTTTTTATTTCGATATAAGACGAATTCATTAAATGGCATGCTTGTTTCAGAAATAGTATTCATAATAGTAACAATGCATTTTTCTTCCTTTTCCATTGTTTATCCCCTTATTTGATAAAAATCAGCGCCTTCCTCATAAAAATCTCGATACCATTGAACAAAACGATTGATTCCCTCTTGAATTGGAGTTTCCGGTTTAAACCCAGTATCCAACATTAAATCAGATACATTGGCATAAGTACAATAAACATCACCCGGCTGCATTGGGCAGTATTCTTTTTTAGCTTCTTTACCTACTGCACTTTCAATCGCCGTAATAAAATCGATTAATTTTTCTGAGTTGTTATTTCCAATATTATAGATTTTATATGGCAGCTTTTTCATTTGAAGTGCTGCCGAGTTTTCAATCAGTTTC
The DNA window shown above is from Neobacillus sp. WH10 and carries:
- a CDS encoding glycosyltransferase family 4 protein is translated as MEKEEKCIVTIMNTISETSMPFNEFVLYRNKKYPDVKQAVIVCSRTKPVTIQHLPDNIEFFFTGFNLRKIRRIITKVCKQNKTDGIQVAIHVHQPKSGLVFHMASIFSGFNKLVLFTVHSTFQLRDIKWKVMSVINSILANKVTIVSHTAYDSYPKWMKKIKGKRIVPLPNGVDLERIDSVIQDMKCEKKEEDVKTLIYVSRMAPFKNHLFLLKVLAKLQNYKLVLIGQEDKEGRIRDFINNNQMSSRVEMTGLISRNEVFARLKKADIYLSPSLAEGLPVSVLEAMYIGLPIIISDIGPHKEIGKYSHFIPTVPPEEQEWIQVLQQYLEMDRASLEAIGQECRWTAQKYYSLTAMHQQYDRIYNSLINES